From one Planktothrix agardhii NIES-204 genomic stretch:
- a CDS encoding heat shock protein DnaJ-like protein, with the protein MNDKEKQNLVASQVKSTLNDAIQGLKIFLVNPVGGLPIFFQGLGEKRALGVGITFGVAYVLCIILAFNKFKSQNSISEIAFFNLIALSITSFLSIAGSSFLTRKLFRGAGSIKADIFIAGTALIPISLLILISYFLGFINLEIIAIFAVIAMTYTILMIYTGCNQISKIPENGSALAVSVMLIISGWLFKILVFSNLISK; encoded by the coding sequence ATGAACGACAAAGAAAAGCAAAACTTGGTTGCTAGTCAAGTTAAATCAACGCTCAATGATGCTATTCAAGGATTAAAAATTTTCTTAGTTAATCCTGTAGGGGGTCTACCTATCTTTTTTCAAGGATTAGGAGAAAAAAGAGCATTAGGAGTGGGAATTACTTTTGGCGTAGCTTACGTTCTTTGTATAATCTTAGCATTTAATAAATTCAAAAGTCAGAATTCAATTTCTGAAATAGCTTTTTTCAACCTAATTGCTCTGAGTATTACCAGTTTTTTAAGTATTGCTGGATCTAGCTTTTTAACCCGTAAATTATTTAGAGGTGCTGGCAGTATAAAAGCAGATATATTTATTGCTGGTACAGCTTTAATTCCTATATCATTATTAATTTTAATTTCTTACTTTTTGGGTTTTATTAACTTGGAAATCATTGCTATTTTTGCTGTAATAGCTATGACTTATACAATTTTAATGATTTACACAGGTTGTAATCAAATTTCAAAAATACCTGAAAATGGCTCTGCTTTAGCTGTATCAGTCATGTTAATTATTAGTGGGTGGCTATTTAAAATTTTAGTTTTTTCTAATTTAATCTCAAAATAG
- a CDS encoding hypothetical protein (hypothetical protein MicvaDRAFT_2645) has protein sequence MLNNFGKFLIVSIIPLIELIGNCTSVLAQSTAVPMRLQHGEGIYTMTVPDRDTTRAAYGGKLRLYDVHIAKMFEVTYYDCNNQGSSRTWLYYAGNGQINMGEFFISCDLANRMVNRYGLGQAESTVIEYSQEEAGPPIPRTRSIPILDITGSKVDSWIDFVQGFKPVR, from the coding sequence ATGCTGAACAATTTTGGTAAATTTTTAATTGTATCAATCATTCCATTGATTGAACTAATTGGCAATTGTACATCAGTTTTGGCGCAGTCTACCGCAGTTCCCATGAGGTTACAACATGGCGAAGGAATTTATACAATGACTGTTCCTGACCGAGATACAACTCGTGCTGCTTATGGGGGAAAATTGAGGCTTTATGATGTGCATATCGCTAAAATGTTTGAAGTGACTTATTATGATTGTAATAATCAAGGTAGTTCAAGAACTTGGTTATATTATGCTGGGAATGGTCAAATTAATATGGGCGAATTCTTTATTAGTTGTGACCTTGCTAATCGAATGGTTAACCGCTATGGTTTAGGTCAAGCTGAATCAACAGTAATTGAATACTCTCAAGAAGAAGCTGGGCCACCGATTCCTAGAACTCGTTCTATTCCGATTTTAGATATTACAGGTTCAAAAGTAGATTCATGGATTGATTTTGTACAGGGATTTAAGCCTGTTCGTTAA
- a CDS encoding phosphoenolpyruvate-protein phosphotransferase: MINTVTPVPKGIGVLLKAPLSGHILPIEQVPDPVFAQKMVGDGISIDPVSQVLIAPCDGEVIQLHPSYHAVTLKTPEGLEVLMHIGLDTVTLRGQGFSPKVKMGDRIQTGDPLIEFDPDYIALNAKSLLTQIVITNSEQVATFQASSGNVVAGETVILELTLAPKVIENNPISAETITSDEIIIPNPTGLHARPSAVLANLAKKYKSKIRLQRGDQDANVKSVVGLMAIEVNNGDRVVLVAQGPDAAEAIAELTEAMRSGLGEEGSAPISAPASVAQGEISNPAPRRRSDDPNVVLGVAASSGIAVGQTFRVREQEIEVTEKGENPNTERRKLESAIEQAQLEVEALRANVHSQGDPSKSAIFAAHQELLEDPELIDIATSTIDKGKSAAFAWKQTFTNSAKQLAQLQNELLSQRANDVRDVGQRVLRILTGVTLTGPIYPENTILIAEDLTPSDMATLDRSKVIGFCTVAGGSTSHVAILARSMEIPAIAGTEPQVLDLADGTPVILDGSKGTLKLNPTTAEMERVKTLQVEIAKKRETDLANAMKPAITTDGYRMEIVANIGSKSEAETSVKLGGEGVGLLRTEFVFMERASAPTEDEQTEIYSSIARVLGKERPLIIRTLDVGGDKPLPYLPIPHEENPFLGERGIRFGFDRPELLRTQFRAILRSAEAGMLRIMFPMIARLEEIRMAKAMLEEEREKLNLPPVSVGIMVEVPSAAVMAEQFAKEVDFFSIGTNDLTQYTLAMDRGHPKLAPYVDGLNPAILRLIDLTVKGAIKQGKWVGVCGGIASDPQAIPLLIGLGVKELSVSVPSIPTIKAQIRELSLVECQELAQKALNAETGADVRGLYSMDV, from the coding sequence ATGATTAATACTGTAACACCAGTTCCCAAAGGGATTGGCGTTCTATTAAAAGCACCTTTATCGGGACATATTCTACCCATTGAACAGGTTCCCGACCCGGTATTTGCTCAAAAAATGGTTGGGGATGGGATTTCTATTGACCCCGTGAGTCAGGTGTTAATTGCCCCCTGTGACGGGGAAGTGATCCAACTGCATCCGTCCTATCATGCGGTGACACTGAAGACGCCAGAAGGGTTAGAAGTGTTGATGCACATTGGTTTAGATACGGTGACATTGCGGGGTCAAGGGTTTAGTCCTAAAGTTAAAATGGGCGATCGCATTCAAACAGGCGATCCCTTAATAGAATTTGATCCCGATTATATAGCTCTAAATGCTAAAAGTTTGCTCACCCAAATTGTGATTACTAATAGTGAGCAAGTGGCAACTTTTCAAGCCAGTTCGGGTAATGTTGTTGCTGGAGAAACAGTTATTTTAGAACTGACTTTAGCCCCAAAAGTCATTGAAAATAACCCAATTTCTGCCGAGACAATTACCTCAGATGAAATTATTATTCCTAATCCTACAGGATTACACGCTAGACCCTCGGCCGTATTAGCAAATTTAGCTAAAAAATATAAATCAAAAATTCGTTTACAACGGGGTGATCAAGACGCAAATGTTAAGAGTGTAGTCGGATTAATGGCCATAGAAGTCAATAACGGCGATCGGGTGGTATTGGTGGCCCAGGGGCCAGATGCGGCCGAAGCGATCGCCGAACTCACCGAGGCCATGCGTTCCGGGTTGGGGGAAGAAGGAAGTGCCCCGATCTCAGCCCCGGCTAGTGTTGCTCAAGGAGAAATCTCGAATCCAGCCCCCCGTCGGCGTTCGGACGATCCTAACGTGGTGTTAGGGGTAGCCGCATCCTCTGGAATAGCCGTTGGTCAGACCTTCCGGGTCAGGGAACAGGAAATTGAGGTGACGGAAAAGGGCGAAAACCCCAATACAGAAAGGCGTAAGTTAGAATCGGCGATCGAACAGGCCCAATTAGAGGTAGAAGCGTTACGGGCCAATGTTCATAGCCAGGGCGATCCCAGCAAATCGGCGATTTTTGCCGCCCATCAAGAATTATTAGAAGATCCCGAATTAATTGATATTGCTACCAGCACCATTGATAAGGGAAAAAGTGCGGCTTTTGCTTGGAAACAAACCTTTACCAATAGTGCAAAGCAACTGGCACAATTACAAAATGAGTTGTTATCTCAACGGGCAAATGATGTCCGAGATGTGGGGCAAAGGGTATTAAGAATTTTGACTGGAGTAACCTTAACCGGGCCGATTTATCCTGAGAATACTATTTTAATTGCTGAGGATTTAACTCCTTCAGATATGGCAACCTTGGATAGATCAAAAGTGATTGGATTTTGTACCGTTGCCGGGGGTTCGACCTCTCACGTTGCCATTTTAGCGCGTTCTATGGAAATTCCGGCGATCGCGGGAACTGAACCTCAAGTATTAGATTTAGCTGATGGTACACCTGTTATTTTAGATGGCAGTAAAGGCACTTTAAAATTAAATCCGACAACGGCGGAAATGGAACGGGTAAAAACCCTGCAAGTTGAAATAGCAAAAAAACGGGAAACCGACTTAGCTAATGCCATGAAACCCGCCATCACTACCGATGGATACCGGATGGAAATTGTTGCCAATATTGGAAGCAAATCGGAGGCAGAAACTTCGGTGAAATTGGGGGGAGAAGGGGTTGGTTTATTACGGACGGAATTTGTATTTATGGAGCGTGCTTCTGCCCCTACAGAAGACGAACAAACGGAAATTTATAGTAGTATTGCCAGGGTTTTAGGGAAGGAACGGCCGTTAATTATTCGGACGTTAGACGTAGGGGGAGATAAACCTTTACCCTATTTACCAATTCCCCATGAAGAAAACCCATTTTTAGGAGAACGGGGAATTAGATTTGGCTTTGATCGTCCTGAACTTTTAAGAACCCAATTTCGGGCTATTTTAAGATCGGCGGAGGCGGGAATGTTGCGAATTATGTTCCCAATGATTGCCCGATTAGAAGAAATTAGAATGGCAAAAGCGATGTTAGAAGAAGAACGGGAAAAGTTAAATCTTCCTCCCGTTTCTGTGGGAATTATGGTGGAAGTTCCCTCGGCGGCAGTCATGGCAGAACAGTTTGCCAAGGAGGTTGATTTCTTCTCTATTGGCACTAATGATTTAACCCAATATACTTTAGCTATGGATCGGGGACATCCGAAATTAGCGCCCTATGTAGATGGGTTAAATCCGGCTATTTTACGATTAATTGATTTAACTGTAAAAGGAGCTATTAAACAGGGGAAATGGGTGGGGGTTTGTGGGGGAATTGCTAGTGATCCTCAAGCTATTCCATTATTAATTGGTTTGGGGGTTAAGGAATTAAGTGTTAGTGTTCCGAGTATTCCCACAATTAAGGCACAAATCCGAGAATTAAGTTTAGTTGAGTGTCAAGAATTAGCCCAAAAAGCTTTAAATGCAGAAACGGGGGCGGATGTGCGGGGGTTGTATTCTATGGATGTTTGA
- the ptsG gene encoding PTS system glucose-specific EIICB component translates to MFKNAFALLQKMGKSLMLPVSVLPIAGLLLGLGSARLIELQNLASGTISSPKFWWLPEGLANIMKTSGDAIFGNLPIIFAISVAIGFAENDGVAALAATVGFVVFVASLGAASTTFFGMNPEQLKPVMGIPSLDTGVFGGLIMGCVAAYLFNRYFRIQLPQYLGFFAGKRFVPIVTSFAAIAMGILMSVVWPPIGAAISTAANAAASGGNVSLTAAIYGLVERLLLPFGLHHIWNVPFFFQIGSFLDPITNRIVTGDINRFFAGDPTAGILGGAYWFKMFGLPAAAIAIWRTAKPKNRALTGGIMISAAFTSFLTGITEPIEFSFMFVAPPLYAIHAVMAGFCDWLFVALGGRMGFTFSQGFIDFFLFNGLGTKAWLIPALGPFFAALYFCVFYFGIRQFNFSTPGREDEVETVTTITPGTGVGSMAMELVRAFGGRSNIATLDACITRLRITVNDIKKVNKPRLKALGASGVLEMGNSAQAIFGPRSENLKTDMMEYLKNAGPEADFVEEIAPEATEVNATEAEISSPIISDSEAKNRIQEIIIALGGKKNIQSVDAVALTRLRVKVIDNNLVDEDKLKTAGVEGILRLPDGILHLLVGLGAEQYAAQIQD, encoded by the coding sequence ATGTTCAAAAACGCTTTTGCTTTATTACAAAAAATGGGAAAGTCTTTAATGCTTCCCGTTTCGGTTTTACCCATTGCTGGCTTATTATTAGGATTGGGTAGCGCTCGTTTAATTGAATTACAAAATCTGGCATCGGGAACAATTTCCTCCCCTAAATTTTGGTGGCTTCCTGAAGGTTTAGCGAACATTATGAAAACTTCCGGGGATGCAATTTTTGGCAATTTACCGATTATTTTTGCGATTTCCGTTGCCATTGGATTTGCGGAAAATGACGGGGTGGCTGCTTTAGCTGCAACGGTGGGATTTGTGGTTTTTGTTGCTTCTTTAGGGGCGGCTTCTACTACTTTCTTTGGCATGAATCCCGAACAATTAAAACCTGTTATGGGCATTCCTTCCCTAGATACGGGGGTGTTTGGCGGGTTAATTATGGGCTGTGTTGCCGCCTATTTATTTAACCGTTATTTCCGAATTCAATTACCTCAATATCTGGGATTTTTTGCCGGAAAACGATTTGTTCCGATTGTGACTTCCTTTGCAGCGATCGCCATGGGAATCTTAATGAGCGTGGTCTGGCCGCCCATTGGAGCCGCGATTTCTACGGCTGCAAATGCCGCTGCATCTGGGGGAAATGTTAGTCTTACCGCCGCAATTTATGGGCTTGTAGAACGGTTATTATTACCCTTTGGATTACATCATATTTGGAATGTTCCTTTCTTTTTTCAAATCGGATCATTTCTTGATCCAATTACCAATAGAATCGTAACCGGAGACATTAATCGCTTCTTTGCTGGCGACCCAACGGCCGGAATTTTAGGGGGTGCTTATTGGTTCAAAATGTTCGGTTTACCTGCGGCGGCGATCGCTATTTGGCGGACAGCAAAACCCAAAAATCGAGCGTTAACTGGCGGGATTATGATCTCTGCTGCTTTCACCTCTTTCTTAACCGGAATTACCGAACCGATTGAATTTTCATTTATGTTCGTAGCCCCGCCTTTATACGCCATTCATGCAGTAATGGCGGGCTTTTGTGATTGGTTATTTGTTGCCTTGGGTGGGCGCATGGGATTTACTTTTTCCCAGGGATTTATTGACTTTTTCCTGTTTAATGGATTAGGTACAAAGGCGTGGTTAATTCCCGCATTGGGGCCGTTTTTTGCGGCTTTATATTTCTGTGTTTTTTACTTTGGAATCCGACAGTTTAATTTCTCCACTCCGGGTCGAGAAGATGAGGTAGAAACCGTAACAACGATTACCCCAGGAACCGGAGTTGGTAGTATGGCAATGGAGTTAGTTCGAGCTTTTGGCGGACGCAGTAATATTGCTACTTTGGATGCTTGTATTACTCGATTACGAATCACGGTTAATGATATTAAAAAGGTGAATAAACCCCGACTCAAAGCATTAGGAGCTTCGGGAGTTTTAGAAATGGGAAATAGTGCTCAAGCTATATTTGGCCCCCGTTCGGAAAATTTAAAAACGGATATGATGGAATATCTCAAAAATGCGGGGCCAGAGGCGGATTTTGTTGAGGAAATAGCACCGGAAGCAACGGAGGTTAATGCAACGGAAGCGGAGATTTCATCCCCAATTATCTCGGATTCCGAGGCAAAAAATCGGATTCAGGAGATCATAATTGCCTTGGGTGGAAAAAAGAATATTCAAAGCGTTGATGCTGTCGCCTTAACTCGATTACGAGTTAAAGTTATTGATAATAACCTGGTTGATGAAGATAAATTAAAAACCGCAGGTGTGGAAGGAATTTTACGTTTACCCGATGGTATTTTACATCTATTAGTCGGTTTGGGTGCGGAACAATATGCAGCCCAAATTCAAGATTGA